The Corallococcus soli genome has a window encoding:
- a CDS encoding OmpA family protein codes for MKRLSQSALLTLLLATTACVSGNKIRADTEVLTADVERARRGGALRCAPAELAAAEANLDFARGELSQGNSTRAAQHVRSADSAVKRALELSKNCAPRQVLVRDRPEAPQTPDQPQQPQQPQQQVVVSIEETDGDGDGVLDKDDPCPDQAEDVDGFQDQDGCPDTDNDGDGVLDVQDKCPLIPGVAENNGCPAEAPKDKDGDGVLDNVDKCPEQPEDKDGFEDEDGCPELDNDLDGIVDGTDKCPNEAGPLQNLGCPIVDKDGDGINDDKDKCPDEPEDKDGFQDEDGCPDLDNDSDGVPDAQDRCPLESGAVENGGCPDPDKDGDGIVDRLDACPDDPGVKEERGCAKQYKMVIVKKDRIEIKKQILFGSGSAKIIGKQSTTVLDDVAQALKDAAWIRKVRIEGHTDSLGNDTSNLKLSQKRADAVLAQLLKRGIDPGRLEAVGFGEAQPVAPNTTKAGRALNRRTEFNVVRQ; via the coding sequence ATGAAGCGTCTGTCCCAGTCCGCGCTGCTCACCCTGTTGTTGGCCACCACCGCCTGCGTCAGCGGCAACAAGATCCGCGCTGACACCGAGGTCCTCACCGCCGACGTGGAGCGCGCCCGCCGGGGCGGCGCCCTGCGTTGCGCCCCCGCCGAGCTGGCCGCCGCGGAGGCCAACCTGGACTTCGCCCGGGGAGAGCTGAGCCAGGGCAACAGCACCCGCGCCGCCCAGCACGTGCGCAGCGCCGACAGCGCCGTGAAGCGCGCCCTGGAGCTGTCCAAGAACTGCGCCCCCCGCCAGGTGCTGGTGCGCGACCGTCCGGAGGCGCCGCAGACGCCGGACCAGCCCCAGCAGCCGCAGCAGCCCCAGCAGCAGGTGGTGGTGAGCATCGAGGAGACGGACGGCGACGGCGACGGCGTCCTGGACAAGGACGACCCCTGCCCCGACCAGGCCGAGGACGTGGACGGCTTCCAGGACCAGGACGGCTGCCCGGACACGGACAACGACGGCGACGGCGTGCTGGACGTCCAGGACAAGTGCCCGCTCATCCCCGGCGTGGCGGAGAACAACGGCTGCCCGGCGGAGGCGCCCAAGGACAAGGACGGCGACGGCGTCCTGGACAACGTGGACAAGTGCCCGGAGCAGCCGGAGGACAAGGACGGCTTCGAGGATGAGGACGGCTGCCCGGAGCTGGACAACGACCTGGACGGCATCGTGGATGGCACGGACAAGTGCCCCAACGAGGCGGGCCCGCTGCAGAACCTGGGCTGCCCCATCGTCGACAAGGACGGGGACGGCATCAACGACGACAAGGACAAGTGCCCGGACGAGCCGGAGGACAAGGACGGCTTCCAGGACGAGGACGGCTGCCCGGACCTGGACAACGACAGCGACGGCGTGCCGGACGCGCAGGATCGGTGCCCGCTGGAGTCCGGTGCCGTGGAGAACGGTGGCTGCCCGGATCCGGACAAGGACGGCGACGGCATCGTGGACCGGCTGGACGCGTGCCCCGACGACCCGGGCGTGAAGGAGGAGCGCGGCTGCGCCAAGCAGTACAAGATGGTCATCGTCAAGAAGGACCGGATCGAGATCAAGAAGCAGATCCTCTTCGGGTCCGGCTCGGCGAAGATCATCGGCAAGCAGAGCACGACCGTCCTGGACGACGTGGCCCAGGCCCTGAAGGACGCGGCGTGGATCCGCAAGGTGCGCATCGAGGGTCACACCGACTCGCTGGGCAACGACACGTCCAACCTGAAGCTGTCGCAGAAGCGCGCCGACGCGGTGCTGGCGCAGCTGCTGAAGCGGGGCATCGACCCGGGTCGCCTGGAGGCCGTGGGCTTCGGTGAGGCGCAGCCGGTGGCGCCCAACACCACCAAGGCCGGCCGCGCGCTCAACCGCCGCACGGAGTTCAACGTCGTCCGGCAGTAG
- the truD gene encoding tRNA pseudouridine(13) synthase TruD has product MTDAGFGFPRLTADVPGCGGAFKLTPDDFEVEELPAYLPSGEGTHLYLWVEKRGRDTREVVRALAAAMGVREDDIGVAGMKDRQAVTRQWLSVPAIAEPRLPEFALDGVRVLESKRHGNKLRTGHLKGNRFRLRLRGIQDVGAARESFARLSAQGVPNYFGEQRFGRAGDNADLGRLLLLGQRLPKRPDRFQRKLYLSAFQSRLFNQALVQRLEAGTFATALLGDVLRKEETGGLFVCEAPEVDNPRVAAFEVSPAGPMFGPKMTASRGEVAEAEAKLLVDAGVTASDFVRGGDETEGTRRPYRVRLGAPDLTVEGEDAMLTFELPRGAYATEVLHELLKDG; this is encoded by the coding sequence GTGACGGACGCTGGCTTTGGATTTCCCCGGCTGACGGCGGACGTCCCCGGGTGCGGGGGCGCCTTCAAGCTCACGCCCGACGACTTCGAGGTGGAGGAGCTGCCCGCGTACCTGCCGTCCGGCGAGGGCACGCACCTGTACCTCTGGGTGGAGAAGCGCGGCCGGGACACGCGCGAGGTGGTGCGCGCGCTGGCCGCCGCCATGGGCGTGCGCGAGGACGACATCGGCGTGGCGGGGATGAAGGACCGGCAGGCGGTGACGCGGCAGTGGCTGTCCGTGCCCGCGATCGCCGAGCCGCGCCTGCCCGAGTTCGCGCTCGACGGGGTGCGCGTGCTGGAGTCGAAGCGGCACGGCAACAAGCTGCGCACCGGGCACCTGAAGGGAAACCGCTTCCGGCTGCGGCTGCGCGGCATCCAGGACGTGGGCGCGGCGCGCGAGTCCTTCGCCCGGCTGTCCGCGCAGGGCGTGCCCAACTACTTCGGGGAGCAGCGCTTCGGCCGGGCCGGGGACAACGCGGACCTGGGCCGGCTGCTGCTCCTGGGGCAGCGCCTGCCGAAGCGGCCGGATCGCTTCCAGCGCAAGCTGTACCTGTCCGCCTTCCAGTCCCGGCTCTTCAACCAGGCGCTGGTGCAGCGGCTGGAGGCGGGGACGTTCGCCACGGCGCTCCTGGGCGACGTGCTGCGCAAGGAGGAGACGGGCGGCCTCTTCGTGTGCGAGGCGCCGGAGGTGGACAACCCCCGCGTCGCCGCGTTCGAGGTGAGCCCGGCGGGTCCGATGTTCGGCCCGAAGATGACCGCCTCCCGGGGCGAGGTGGCGGAGGCCGAGGCGAAGCTGCTCGTGGACGCGGGCGTCACGGCGAGCGACTTCGTGCGGGGAGGGGACGAGACGGAAGGCACGCGCCGCCCCTATCGCGTGCGGCTGGGCGCGCCGGACCTCACCGTGGAAGGGGAGGACGCGATGCTCACGTTCGAGCTGCCTCGCGGCGCCTACGCCACCGAAGTGCTGCACGAGCTGCTGAAGGACGGCTGA
- a CDS encoding DUF4398 domain-containing protein, giving the protein MTKQSLLMAVAGVLTACGPVKSTSNILDAEVQIQAARTAGAEKEAPYEWTAANFYLQKAREEVGYSNYQAGVDFAVKASRFANEAREKSMSAANADSQGRPQNP; this is encoded by the coding sequence ATGACGAAGCAGTCGCTCCTGATGGCGGTTGCGGGCGTGCTGACCGCATGTGGCCCCGTGAAATCGACCTCCAACATCCTCGACGCGGAGGTGCAGATCCAGGCCGCGCGTACGGCCGGCGCGGAGAAGGAAGCCCCGTACGAGTGGACGGCCGCCAACTTCTACCTCCAGAAGGCCCGCGAGGAGGTCGGCTATTCGAACTACCAGGCCGGCGTGGACTTCGCGGTGAAGGCGTCCCGCTTCGCCAACGAGGCGCGCGAGAAGTCCATGTCCGCCGCCAACGCCGACTCCCAGGGTCGCCCCCAGAACCCGTGA
- a CDS encoding HEAT repeat domain-containing protein has translation MVLLPLTGLAAGSASASKRAQSRAEADAVLTQVSRGGPVPSASARLRYLREESYAAEQIGPLLRNTFEERTRRNLASLLASLGARQGEATLVRLTADGDSTVRMYAAQGLAKLGSRNTNAVLPLLNDKSSGVRREAARALGASRNPKVGRALMAAAKGEEDLEVRAALLEAAGACGDAKQKAGLKAYLDSDSESTRFAAARGLCRLGAPEGFAFAQKLLGSPDRYVRRQGLALFEGVPAKKASPVLSPLLKDADRAIAAASARMLHQGGDAGALDWLVLASWNAKGEEKLTYEKELETLQLADDKRKAILRKAGVAP, from the coding sequence GTGGTCCTGTTACCCCTGACCGGCCTCGCCGCCGGCTCCGCGTCCGCGTCCAAGCGGGCCCAGAGCCGGGCGGAGGCGGACGCCGTGCTCACCCAGGTGTCCCGGGGCGGGCCCGTGCCGTCCGCTTCGGCGCGCCTGCGCTACCTGCGAGAGGAGTCCTACGCGGCCGAGCAGATTGGCCCGCTGCTGCGCAACACCTTCGAGGAGCGCACCCGCCGCAACCTGGCCTCGCTCCTGGCGTCCCTGGGGGCTCGCCAGGGGGAGGCCACGCTCGTGAGGCTCACGGCGGATGGCGACAGCACCGTGCGCATGTACGCGGCGCAGGGCCTGGCGAAGCTGGGCAGCCGCAACACGAACGCCGTGCTGCCGCTCCTGAACGACAAGAGCAGCGGCGTGCGCCGCGAGGCCGCGCGGGCCCTGGGCGCGTCGCGCAACCCCAAGGTGGGCCGGGCGCTGATGGCGGCCGCCAAGGGGGAGGAGGACCTGGAGGTGCGCGCGGCGCTGCTGGAGGCTGCGGGGGCGTGCGGGGACGCGAAGCAGAAGGCGGGGCTCAAGGCCTACCTGGACAGTGATTCGGAGAGCACGCGCTTCGCCGCGGCCCGGGGGCTGTGCCGGCTGGGGGCCCCGGAGGGCTTCGCCTTCGCGCAGAAGCTCCTGGGCAGCCCCGACCGGTACGTGCGCCGCCAGGGCCTGGCGCTCTTCGAGGGCGTGCCGGCGAAGAAGGCCAGCCCCGTGCTGTCGCCGCTGCTGAAGGACGCGGACCGCGCCATCGCCGCCGCCTCCGCGCGGATGCTGCACCAGGGCGGGGACGCGGGCGCGCTGGACTGGCTGGTGCTGGCCTCCTGGAACGCGAAGGGCGAGGAGAAGCTCACCTACGAGAAGGAGCTGGAGACGCTCCAGCTCGCGGACGACAAGCGCAAGGCCATCCTGCGCAAGGCCGGGGTGGCGCCGTGA
- a CDS encoding response regulator, which produces MDGERIKVLLVEDDGDSRELLAELLEDDFDVTTAADGVAGLKAFEDTHPDVVVTDESLPGMNGTELAQQVKEREPNARVVLVSGYAQVDGAEHCDVVMRKPIDVERLSKMVGELGDAARH; this is translated from the coding sequence ATGGATGGCGAGCGAATCAAGGTCTTGCTGGTCGAGGACGACGGCGACAGCCGGGAGCTGCTGGCGGAGCTCCTGGAGGACGACTTCGACGTCACCACCGCCGCGGACGGCGTGGCGGGCCTCAAGGCATTCGAGGACACCCACCCCGACGTGGTGGTGACGGATGAGTCCCTGCCGGGCATGAACGGCACGGAGCTGGCGCAGCAGGTGAAGGAGCGCGAGCCCAACGCCCGGGTCGTCCTCGTGTCCGGCTATGCGCAGGTGGACGGCGCGGAGCACTGCGACGTCGTCATGCGCAAGCCCATCGACGTGGAGCGCCTGAGCAAGATGGTGGGCGAGCTGGGGGACGCCGCACGACACTGA
- a CDS encoding N-acetylmuramoyl-L-alanine amidase-like domain-containing protein, whose product MSLAGVCALALLSQAPVAPPSRAPEAPVPAARAVPASLSATSQPGTAPVPAPVRENGWAPLTPEQRAALIADQAEAPLSVRLLGMSERFLNTPYVLSPLGEGQGVDPDPTFRLDAVDCLTFVEETLALGMAHGEPEVPALLERIRYASTPAYEDRNHLMEAQWLPNNIKKGLLVDVTRRYAKDDAVAVTKTLTALTWQSKSSQALQLPRERQPVGTFGLEMIPLDKVLAHARNVASGTILVVLREDLPLKATRITHLGFVVQKKKRTYLRHASRGGYNRVVDEDLETFLARNARYDKWKVTGVSLFEARRPPPTLVAKPEAASGSADVGTP is encoded by the coding sequence GTGAGCCTCGCGGGCGTGTGCGCCCTCGCGCTCCTGTCCCAGGCGCCGGTCGCGCCGCCGTCCCGGGCCCCGGAGGCGCCGGTGCCCGCGGCTCGCGCGGTGCCCGCGTCGCTCAGCGCGACCTCGCAGCCGGGGACGGCGCCGGTGCCCGCGCCCGTGCGTGAGAATGGCTGGGCGCCGCTGACGCCCGAGCAGCGCGCGGCCCTCATCGCGGATCAGGCGGAGGCGCCGCTCTCCGTGCGGCTCCTGGGCATGAGCGAGCGCTTCCTCAACACCCCCTATGTCCTGTCGCCCCTGGGCGAGGGGCAGGGCGTGGATCCGGATCCCACCTTCCGCCTGGACGCGGTGGACTGCCTCACCTTCGTGGAGGAGACGCTGGCGCTGGGCATGGCCCACGGCGAGCCGGAGGTGCCGGCGCTGCTGGAGCGCATCCGCTACGCGAGCACGCCGGCCTACGAGGACCGCAACCACCTGATGGAAGCGCAGTGGCTGCCCAACAACATCAAGAAGGGCCTGCTGGTGGACGTGACGCGGCGCTACGCGAAGGACGACGCCGTCGCCGTCACCAAGACGCTCACCGCGCTCACCTGGCAGTCGAAGTCGTCCCAGGCGCTGCAGCTGCCGCGCGAGCGCCAGCCCGTGGGCACCTTCGGCCTTGAGATGATTCCGTTGGACAAGGTGCTCGCGCACGCGCGCAACGTGGCGTCCGGCACCATCCTCGTGGTGCTGCGCGAGGACCTGCCCCTGAAGGCCACGCGCATCACCCACCTGGGCTTCGTGGTGCAGAAGAAGAAGCGCACGTACCTGCGCCACGCGTCCCGGGGCGGCTACAACCGCGTGGTGGACGAGGACCTGGAGACGTTCCTCGCCCGCAACGCGCGCTACGACAAGTGGAAGGTGACGGGCGTGAGCCTCTTCGAGGCCCGGCGCCCGCCCCCCACGCTCGTCGCGAAGCCCGAGGCCGCCTCCGGCAGCGCGGACGTCGGTACGCCCTGA
- the hpf gene encoding ribosome hibernation-promoting factor, HPF/YfiA family — MKVLLRGVHLGLTDNLKAYVDEHLVAHIERFAEDEASEIDISLVDINGPKGGVDKECRVTVRMPGMESVHVTVTAETLFQAIDATRDRLEKTLKRALERRRSVATNGLPYDLNADASNNY; from the coding sequence ATGAAGGTGTTGTTGCGTGGAGTGCATCTGGGGCTGACGGACAACCTCAAGGCGTATGTGGATGAGCACCTGGTCGCCCACATCGAGCGGTTCGCCGAGGATGAAGCGTCGGAGATCGACATCTCGCTCGTGGACATCAACGGGCCCAAGGGAGGCGTGGACAAGGAGTGCCGGGTGACGGTGCGCATGCCCGGGATGGAGTCGGTGCACGTGACGGTCACCGCGGAGACGCTGTTCCAGGCCATCGACGCAACGCGTGACCGGTTGGAGAAGACCCTCAAGCGTGCCTTGGAGCGCCGTCGCAGCGTCGCGACGAACGGCTTGCCGTACGACCTCAACGCGGACGCGTCGAACAACTACTAG
- a CDS encoding DUF4388 domain-containing protein, with translation MSQRFRIDGAAQLVPEDRTGIPALAGRSGTYALMPTAPDLLVFSRQPPEGGSIPTPRVVLAGDAGGFPLSDLIAFLSQSRWSGVVRVHTPGGERSLMIREGEVRGATSEEPADRLGEVLVRLGYVDRAQVEAVLREQSASKVGRALVEKGLLQAHDLFKCVTHQVSEIFHAIVLCREGAFFLIDQPLDEKTGHSIQLSTQSLLMDSIRKIDELAHFRKRIPHGRMYVARKRPSDGKLEEDEDRVLAMLDGRRTVLELGHAARLSEFDITKVVFRLLEGGFAGLTDKPVGAPAVAAPEKAATQRARPAVRTAPPVDARPVARVFNFIFREIRDEVSRQGMDHEFIAAANAALSGQALSSSPVLEGLAFAADGSLPEGRLMEAFDKHRAQLGSEPLASFRQALSDVMFFLLFQAGELLESRADEDLARRVKELLATLEAP, from the coding sequence ATGAGCCAACGCTTCCGCATCGATGGCGCCGCGCAGCTGGTCCCCGAGGACCGCACCGGCATCCCCGCGCTCGCGGGACGCTCGGGCACGTACGCGCTGATGCCCACGGCGCCCGACCTGCTCGTCTTCTCCCGCCAGCCGCCGGAAGGGGGCTCCATCCCCACGCCCCGCGTGGTGCTGGCCGGTGACGCGGGGGGCTTCCCGCTGTCGGACCTCATCGCGTTCCTGAGCCAGTCGCGCTGGAGCGGCGTCGTGCGGGTGCACACGCCGGGCGGCGAGCGCTCGCTGATGATCCGCGAGGGCGAGGTGCGCGGCGCCACGTCCGAGGAGCCCGCGGACCGGCTGGGCGAGGTGCTGGTGCGGCTGGGCTACGTGGACCGGGCCCAGGTGGAGGCCGTGCTGCGCGAGCAGTCCGCTTCGAAGGTGGGCCGGGCCCTGGTGGAGAAGGGCCTGCTGCAGGCGCATGACTTGTTCAAGTGCGTCACCCACCAGGTGAGCGAGATCTTCCACGCGATCGTGCTGTGCCGCGAGGGGGCCTTCTTCCTCATCGACCAGCCCCTGGACGAGAAGACGGGGCACTCCATCCAGCTGTCCACGCAGAGCCTGCTGATGGACAGCATCCGGAAGATCGACGAGCTGGCGCACTTCCGCAAGCGCATCCCCCACGGCCGCATGTACGTGGCGCGCAAGCGTCCGTCCGACGGCAAGCTGGAGGAGGACGAGGATCGCGTGCTGGCGATGCTGGACGGGCGGCGCACGGTGCTGGAGCTGGGGCACGCGGCGCGGCTGTCCGAGTTCGACATCACCAAGGTCGTCTTCCGGCTGCTCGAAGGGGGCTTCGCCGGGCTGACGGACAAGCCCGTGGGCGCGCCGGCCGTCGCGGCGCCGGAGAAGGCGGCCACGCAGCGAGCGCGCCCCGCGGTGCGCACCGCGCCGCCGGTGGATGCCCGTCCGGTGGCGCGCGTCTTCAACTTCATCTTCCGGGAGATCCGCGACGAGGTGTCGCGCCAGGGCATGGACCACGAGTTCATCGCCGCGGCGAACGCGGCGCTGTCCGGGCAGGCGCTGTCGTCGTCGCCGGTGCTGGAGGGGCTCGCGTTCGCGGCGGACGGCAGCCTCCCCGAGGGCCGGCTGATGGAGGCCTTCGACAAGCACCGGGCCCAGCTGGGCAGCGAGCCCCTGGCCTCCTTCCGGCAGGCGCTGAGCGACGTGATGTTCTTCCTGCTGTTCCAGGCGGGAGAGCTGCTGGAGTCGCGCGCGGACGAGGACCTGGCCCGGCGCGTGAAGGAACTCCTGGCCACGCTCGAGGCACCGTGA
- a CDS encoding DUF2007 domain-containing protein codes for MRYCSRCGSEYQDSVANCTDCPTHPPLVSSDEMHDRGLPLPHELDQHRFVKAGIAEDPVTAQVFADVLEEQGIPLIVRPGRSGIVDELTTGNLLPWWEILVPDTSQTRAASLLEQVKLQSQATAEEAGRAAEEEEREGELARGAPLDSAPPAI; via the coding sequence ATGAGGTACTGCTCACGGTGTGGCTCGGAGTATCAGGACAGTGTCGCAAACTGCACGGATTGCCCCACCCACCCGCCGCTCGTCTCGTCGGACGAGATGCATGACCGCGGGCTGCCGCTCCCCCACGAGCTGGATCAGCACCGGTTCGTGAAGGCGGGCATCGCGGAGGACCCCGTGACGGCGCAGGTCTTCGCGGACGTGCTGGAGGAGCAGGGCATCCCGCTCATTGTCCGCCCCGGCCGCTCTGGCATCGTGGACGAGCTGACCACCGGCAACCTGCTGCCCTGGTGGGAGATCCTCGTCCCGGACACATCCCAGACGCGCGCCGCGTCCCTCCTGGAGCAGGTGAAGCTCCAGTCGCAGGCCACGGCGGAGGAGGCCGGTCGCGCCGCCGAGGAGGAGGAGCGCGAGGGAGAGCTGGCGCGCGGCGCACCGCTGGACAGCGCGCCCCCCGCCATCTAG
- a CDS encoding MXAN_5187 family protein: MVRLKFLLFALLVLGLGLAHLPMLSAPQRARAVEGAALQASSGAGEVARRVDARRAEIQSLALKLAGSADVAAAVHALRPAPVVRSPRDRNAARDAEDSGALPPLTVERFATLRAAAEGVLPKEAQGAVVAVVSGDASFHARAGAEPSSDAALLDVPALARAGTSVVDAFGAPHVFTAVPLLWSGEATQVPALTLVVGAPLVADTTLQGALDASGVAALGLVQGDKVVGGVGAEKARLEGSLPKLGAGAKDTVLETGSLQALGPVQLPVFTQGDAMGGQAPLFVGARRALDGTPYEVVAIASTAATLAPLAAYQHTALLALAGLLLLSLVWMALMGGGRRASSDEAVATGNGDTLGWSAAMAAQTAPAAAPVAVAPPVSAVSAPQADPFGAPMSAEPVSNPFGAAMPSEPVSNPFASAAGAQSTGPAADPFGGADPFPFPSAPADPFSMPPAQASGSQADPFSMPPPSAAPMPSPYSAPPPVAAAPLADPFAGVESFPFPSPPAAYPPPAAEPFTPPPAYAHGAPMPFEHSAAPNEPIAQAAPRHGGAFAFEDQPTAAYSLQQAANPFALAAAQSPDPDSNPETTRVAAIPRELLQASTRPTSEAIPMPPPRNSGLQAIPLPGAGNTAAAAALQEEQHFQDVFREFVTTRERCGELADGLTYDKFVQKLRKNKEQLVTKYACKTVRFQVYVKEGKAALKATPVKD; this comes from the coding sequence ATGGTCCGCCTCAAGTTCCTGCTGTTCGCACTCCTGGTCCTCGGACTGGGCCTGGCTCACCTCCCGATGCTGTCGGCGCCGCAACGCGCACGCGCGGTGGAGGGCGCCGCGCTCCAGGCTTCATCGGGCGCGGGCGAAGTGGCGCGTCGCGTGGATGCACGCCGTGCTGAAATCCAATCCCTGGCGCTGAAGCTGGCCGGCAGCGCCGACGTGGCCGCCGCCGTGCACGCTCTGCGTCCGGCGCCCGTGGTCCGCTCCCCGCGCGATCGCAACGCCGCGAGGGACGCGGAGGACTCCGGCGCGCTCCCGCCGCTGACGGTCGAGCGCTTCGCGACCCTGCGCGCCGCCGCGGAGGGCGTGCTGCCCAAGGAGGCGCAGGGCGCCGTGGTGGCGGTGGTGTCCGGTGACGCGAGCTTCCATGCGCGCGCCGGCGCCGAGCCGTCCTCCGACGCCGCGCTCCTGGACGTCCCGGCGCTCGCCAGGGCGGGCACGTCCGTGGTGGACGCCTTCGGGGCGCCGCACGTCTTCACCGCCGTGCCGCTGCTGTGGAGCGGTGAGGCGACCCAGGTGCCCGCGCTGACGCTGGTGGTGGGCGCGCCGCTGGTGGCGGACACCACGCTGCAGGGCGCGCTGGACGCGTCGGGCGTGGCCGCGCTGGGGCTCGTGCAGGGTGACAAGGTGGTGGGCGGTGTGGGGGCGGAGAAGGCGCGGCTGGAGGGCTCGCTGCCCAAGCTGGGCGCGGGCGCGAAGGACACGGTGCTGGAGACCGGGTCGCTCCAGGCGCTGGGCCCCGTGCAACTGCCCGTGTTCACCCAGGGCGACGCGATGGGCGGACAGGCCCCGTTGTTCGTGGGGGCCCGCCGGGCGCTGGACGGCACGCCGTACGAGGTGGTGGCCATCGCGAGCACGGCGGCGACGCTGGCCCCGCTGGCCGCGTACCAGCACACCGCGCTGCTGGCCCTCGCGGGGCTCCTGCTGCTGAGCCTGGTGTGGATGGCGCTGATGGGCGGGGGACGCCGCGCGTCCTCCGACGAGGCCGTCGCGACGGGCAATGGGGACACGCTGGGGTGGTCCGCGGCGATGGCCGCGCAGACCGCGCCCGCCGCGGCGCCGGTCGCCGTGGCGCCTCCGGTGTCGGCCGTGTCCGCGCCGCAGGCGGATCCCTTCGGTGCTCCGATGTCCGCGGAGCCGGTGTCGAACCCGTTCGGCGCGGCCATGCCGTCCGAGCCGGTGTCGAATCCGTTCGCTTCGGCGGCGGGCGCGCAGTCCACGGGCCCGGCCGCGGATCCGTTCGGTGGCGCGGACCCGTTCCCGTTCCCGTCGGCGCCCGCGGATCCGTTCTCCATGCCGCCGGCCCAGGCCTCCGGCTCGCAGGCGGATCCGTTCTCCATGCCGCCTCCGTCGGCCGCGCCGATGCCGAGCCCGTACAGCGCTCCGCCTCCGGTGGCGGCCGCGCCTCTGGCGGATCCGTTCGCGGGGGTGGAGTCGTTCCCGTTCCCGTCGCCGCCCGCGGCCTACCCGCCGCCCGCCGCGGAGCCGTTCACGCCGCCCCCGGCGTATGCGCACGGGGCGCCCATGCCCTTCGAGCACTCGGCCGCGCCGAACGAGCCCATCGCGCAGGCGGCCCCGCGTCACGGCGGCGCGTTCGCCTTCGAGGACCAGCCCACGGCGGCGTACTCGCTCCAGCAGGCGGCCAACCCGTTCGCGCTGGCGGCGGCGCAGTCGCCGGATCCGGACTCCAATCCGGAGACGACGCGCGTGGCGGCCATCCCCCGGGAGCTGCTCCAGGCGAGCACCCGGCCCACGTCCGAAGCCATCCCGATGCCGCCCCCGCGCAACAGCGGGCTTCAGGCGATTCCGCTGCCGGGCGCGGGCAACACGGCGGCCGCGGCGGCGTTGCAGGAGGAGCAGCACTTCCAGGACGTCTTCCGCGAGTTCGTCACCACGCGCGAGCGCTGCGGTGAGCTGGCGGACGGCCTGACGTACGACAAGTTCGTGCAGAAGCTGCGCAAGAACAAGGAGCAGCTCGTCACGAAGTACGCGTGCAAGACGGTGCGCTTCCAGGTCTACGTGAAGGAGGGCAAGGCCGCCCTCAAGGCCACGCCCGTCAAGGACTGA